From Levilactobacillus zymae, a single genomic window includes:
- the rpsB gene encoding 30S ribosomal protein S2 produces the protein MAVISMKQLLEAGVHFGHQTRRWNPKMKQYIFTERNGIYIIDLQKTVKLIDAAYNYMKDEASKGAVVLFVGTKKQAQDSIEEEATRAGQYYVNHRWLGGTLTNWETIQTRIKRLKSLKKMATDGTFDVLPKKEVSLLKKSQDKLERFLGGIEDMPKLPDVLFIVDPRKEQIAVHEAQKLNIPIVAMVDTNTDPDDIDVVIPSNDDAIRAVRLITSKMADAIVEGRQGEDQVDEKTFEGKKDDAAKDGQAKSDNSMEDIVNAVEGDNK, from the coding sequence CCAAACGCGTCGTTGGAACCCAAAGATGAAGCAATACATCTTTACGGAACGGAACGGCATCTACATCATCGACTTACAAAAGACGGTGAAGTTGATCGACGCTGCTTACAACTATATGAAGGACGAAGCATCTAAGGGTGCCGTGGTTCTGTTTGTCGGGACTAAGAAGCAAGCTCAAGATTCCATCGAAGAAGAAGCTACCCGTGCGGGCCAATACTACGTTAACCACCGTTGGTTAGGTGGGACTTTGACCAACTGGGAAACGATCCAAACGCGGATCAAGCGTCTGAAGAGCTTAAAGAAGATGGCAACTGACGGGACGTTTGACGTCTTACCTAAGAAGGAAGTTTCCTTGTTGAAGAAGTCTCAAGACAAGTTGGAACGGTTCTTAGGCGGGATCGAAGACATGCCTAAATTGCCTGACGTGCTGTTCATCGTTGACCCACGTAAGGAACAAATCGCGGTTCACGAAGCACAAAAGTTGAACATCCCGATCGTTGCCATGGTTGATACCAACACCGATCCAGATGACATCGACGTTGTGATTCCTTCTAACGATGACGCTATCCGGGCCGTTCGCCTGATCACTTCCAAGATGGCTGATGCCATTGTTGAAGGTCGTCAAGGGGAAGACCAAGTTGACGAAAAGACTTTCGAAGGTAAGAAGGATGACGCTGCCAAGGATGGCCAAGCTAAGTCTGACAACTCGATGGAAGACATCGTTAACGCCGTTGAAGGCGACAACAAGTAA
- the tsf gene encoding translation elongation factor Ts: MASKITAAQVKELRDKTQVGMMDAKKALVASEGDMDKAIDFLREKGIAKAKKKSGNVAANGLAKVVVNGNDAAIIEVNSETDFVATNDTFNGLVDTIGDTIAKQEPAGLDAALALKTADGETIQEAIIKTTQVTSENVQLRRFAVVKKTDNQVFGAYLHQGGQIAAVVVLDGADEATAKDVAMHVAAINPEFVSKDDIPADRLAHEREVLKQEALNEGKPEKIVEKMVEGRLHKFLSEISLADQPFVKDGDQTVSQFVASKGGKLVTFVRYEVGEGIEKPTVDLAKEVQDQING, from the coding sequence ATGGCAAGCAAGATTACTGCGGCACAAGTTAAAGAATTACGGGACAAAACCCAAGTTGGGATGATGGATGCCAAGAAGGCCTTAGTTGCTTCTGAAGGCGACATGGACAAGGCCATCGACTTCCTGCGTGAAAAGGGAATTGCCAAGGCCAAGAAGAAGAGTGGTAACGTGGCAGCTAACGGGTTGGCTAAGGTTGTCGTGAACGGCAACGACGCTGCCATCATCGAAGTTAACTCCGAAACCGACTTTGTGGCCACTAACGACACGTTCAACGGCTTAGTTGACACGATTGGTGACACGATTGCCAAGCAAGAACCAGCTGGTTTGGACGCTGCTTTGGCTTTGAAGACGGCCGATGGTGAAACCATCCAAGAAGCCATCATCAAAACCACGCAAGTGACGAGTGAAAACGTTCAATTACGGCGTTTTGCGGTTGTTAAGAAGACCGACAACCAAGTCTTCGGCGCTTACTTACACCAAGGTGGCCAAATCGCTGCTGTGGTGGTCTTAGATGGTGCGGATGAAGCGACGGCTAAGGACGTTGCGATGCACGTTGCTGCGATCAACCCAGAATTCGTTTCTAAGGACGACATTCCAGCCGACCGCTTAGCTCACGAACGCGAAGTCTTGAAGCAAGAAGCCTTGAACGAAGGCAAGCCTGAAAAGATCGTCGAAAAGATGGTTGAAGGTCGTTTGCACAAGTTCTTATCCGAAATCAGCTTGGCTGACCAACCATTCGTCAAGGATGGCGACCAAACGGTGAGCCAATTCGTGGCTAGCAAGGGTGGTAAGTTAGTGACCTTTGTCCGTTACGAAGTTGGTGAAGGCATCGAAAAGCCAACGGTTGACCTGGCCAAGGAAGTCCAAGACCAAATCAACGGTTAA
- the pyrH gene encoding UMP kinase → MADVKYQRIMLKLSGEALAGDKGFGINPPVIKTVAQEIRDVYNLGVQIAIVVGGGNMWRGVAGSQMGMERAQADYIGMLATIMNALALQDNLESIGVPTRVQTSIEMRQIAEPYIRRKAIRHLEKERVVIFAGGTGSPYFSTDTTAALRAAEINADAILMAKNGVDGIYSADPKKDPNAVKFDQLTQLDIINKGLHVMDTTASSFSMDNDIPVVVFNLNKSGNIRKVVEGANIGTTVYSKG, encoded by the coding sequence ATGGCGGACGTAAAGTATCAGCGAATCATGTTAAAGCTCAGCGGTGAGGCTCTCGCCGGGGATAAGGGATTTGGAATTAATCCTCCCGTCATTAAGACGGTGGCCCAAGAAATCCGGGACGTCTACAATCTGGGCGTTCAAATCGCAATCGTGGTCGGTGGCGGTAATATGTGGCGGGGCGTTGCTGGTTCCCAGATGGGGATGGAGCGGGCCCAGGCCGACTATATCGGCATGTTGGCGACCATCATGAACGCCTTGGCCCTCCAAGATAATCTGGAATCCATCGGTGTGCCCACCCGAGTGCAAACGTCGATTGAGATGCGGCAAATCGCTGAACCCTATATTCGGCGGAAGGCAATTCGACACTTGGAAAAGGAACGGGTTGTGATTTTTGCTGGGGGGACAGGGAGTCCCTACTTCTCTACGGATACCACGGCGGCATTGCGGGCAGCTGAAATCAACGCGGATGCCATCTTGATGGCCAAGAACGGCGTTGACGGTATCTACTCGGCAGATCCGAAGAAGGATCCTAACGCGGTGAAGTTCGACCAGTTAACGCAGTTGGACATCATCAACAAGGGGCTTCACGTGATGGATACGACGGCAAGCTCATTCTCCATGGATAACGATATTCCGGTAGTGGTCTTTAACCTCAATAAGAGTGGCAACATTCGCAAGGTGGTCGAGGGCGCTAATATCGGAACGACAGTTTATAGTAAGGGGTAA
- the frr gene encoding ribosome recycling factor, whose product MADQIITTAASKMKKAEDALKRELGTIRAGRANASILNRVMVDYYGQPTPLNQVASITIPEPRILMVTPFDKSALDNIEKGILESDVGITPANDGTAIRLVIPQLTEERRKEIAKQVKATAEEGKVAVRNVRREAMDGLKKGHKAGDYTDDQLHNLEDQVQKETDKAIKGVDAIAADKEKEVLTD is encoded by the coding sequence ATGGCAGATCAGATCATTACCACAGCAGCAAGTAAGATGAAAAAAGCGGAAGACGCTTTGAAGCGCGAATTGGGAACGATTCGGGCCGGTCGGGCCAACGCTAGCATTTTAAACCGCGTCATGGTTGACTATTATGGCCAACCAACGCCGTTGAACCAAGTCGCATCGATTACGATTCCGGAACCCCGGATCTTGATGGTGACGCCGTTTGACAAGTCGGCGCTAGATAACATCGAAAAGGGAATTCTGGAGTCCGACGTCGGCATTACCCCTGCCAACGATGGGACGGCCATTCGGTTGGTCATTCCACAATTGACTGAGGAGCGGCGTAAGGAAATCGCCAAGCAAGTTAAGGCAACGGCCGAAGAAGGTAAGGTAGCGGTGCGTAACGTGCGACGCGAAGCCATGGACGGCCTGAAGAAGGGCCACAAGGCTGGCGATTACACCGACGACCAGCTGCACAACCTAGAAGACCAAGTTCAAAAGGAAACGGACAAGGCCATCAAGGGTGTGGACGCCATTGCGGCGGATAAGGAAAAGGAAGTCTTGACGGACTAG